One Mya arenaria isolate MELC-2E11 chromosome 5, ASM2691426v1 genomic window carries:
- the LOC128234431 gene encoding chitin deacetylase 7-like, translating to MRMIVILLGLLGSSFQQSCDPTVCTIETNCRCYNDPTPPGGLTNSDIPQIVMLSFEGTINTDSSGYYNQLLGANNPNGCPITATFFIQDDGSDYKLVKKMYDNGSELGVNSLKGTAPKSSTGWIEDIKGVVQSLTDVGVKPEDIQGIRVPQLQVGGTDQFIGMGSNGLTYDSSCSNVGFSSPSTFIWPYTLDFVPGASCDNGDAPDKPFKGVWEFLIADYHDLSVEGLPCVVPSGCRNITTKRAAFDLFFNSFTDHYNGGRTPFNMLIDPAFAANQDLRDGTIEFLQYIRAAFGSDVWIVSIQKALQWIKDPTPLANLTTFAPWSC from the exons ATGCGCATGATCGTGATCCTACTTGGCCTTCTTGGCTCCTCCTTCCAGCAGTCATGTGACCCGACAGTCTGCACCATAGAAACAAATTGCCGTTGCTACAACGACCCAACACCACCCGGTGGTCTCacg AACAGCGACATCCCACAGATCGTCATGCTGTCATTCGAGGGCACTATAAACACGGACAGCAGTGGATACTACAACCAGCTCTTGGGCGCCAACAACCCCAATGGCTGTCCAATCACCGCTACTTTCTTCATACAG GACGATGGCAGCGACTACAAACTCGTCAAGAAAATGTATGACAACGGATCTGAACTTGGAGTCAACTCACTGAAAGGAACAGCCCCGAAAAGTTCTACTGGATGGATTGAAGAcataaaag gTGTTGTGCAATCCCTCACCGATGTCGGTGTGAAGCCCGAAGATATCCAGGGAATCCGGGTACCACAACTCCAAGTCGGCGGAACCGATCAGTTCATTG GAATGGGAAGCAACGGGCTGACTTACGATTCTTCTTGCTCCAATGTGGGGTTTTCCTCCCCGAGTACCTTTATCTGGCCTTACACCCTCGACTTCGTGCCTGGGGCCTCGTGTGACAACGGTGATGCACCAGACAAGCCCTTCAAAG GAGTGTGGGAGTTTCTGATTGCCGATTACCACGATCTGTCCGTCGAAGGTCTGCCCTGCGTTGTACCATCCGGCTGCAGAAATATCACCACCAAGAGAGCCGCATTTGATCTCTTCTTTAACTC ATTCACGGACCATTACAACGGAGGAAGAACACCTTTTAATATGCTGATTGACCCGGCTTTTGCCGCCAACCAGGACCTGAGAGACGGAACTATTGAGTTTCTGCAGTACATCCGAGCAGCGTTCGGG agTGACGTATGGATTGTGTCCATCCAAAAGGCCCTACAGTGGATCAAGGACCCAACTCCTCTAGCCAACCTTACGACCTTTGCACCCTGGTCCTGCTAA